The following nucleotide sequence is from Cytophagales bacterium.
TCAATCTGGGTGAATTCAGGCTGGCGGTCGGCACGCAGGTCTTCATCCCTGAAACACTTTACTATTTGATAATACCTGTCAAACCCCGATACCATCAGGAGCTGCTTAAAAGTTTGCGGGGATTGCGGAAGGGCATAAAATTCTCCCGGATTCATACGTGAGGGCACCACAAAATCCCGGGCGCCTTCAGGAGTTGATTTTATCAGAATGGGCGTTTCTATTTCAATAAACTGCTTTGAATCCAGGTACTGCCTGGTTTCCTGCATCATTTTGTGGCGAAGCTGAAGGTTTTCTTTGATAGGATTTCTCCTCAGATCAAGGTAACGGAATTTCATTCTCAACGCTTCACCGCCATCGGTTTCATCCTCAATAGTAAAAGGAGGCAGCTTAGACTCGTTTAGAACTTCCAGCGTTTCTGTTTTTATTTCAATTTCTCCCGTAGGTAATTTTGGATTTTTTGATTCCCTTTCAATGACGGTGCCCGTTGCTTTAATTACATACTCACGACCCAATGCTCTTACCTGCTCAATGAGTCTTTTCTCTGTGGTAGCTTCTGTAAAAATTAGTTGTGTGATACCATATCTGTCACGCAAGTCAATCCAGATCATGGCCCCCTTATCGCGTATTTTTTGAACCCAACCACAAAGCGTTACTTTTTGGTTGACGTCTTTTAGTTTAAGTTCACCGCAGGTATGAGATCGAAGCATAATTAAATCAAAATAAAGTAAAAGATTTTATATTACGGCAAGTTTACGTAAATTTACACTAATATTGTTAGGAAGCTTTGAAAAACTGTATAAAAATCCGTTAAGTGTAGCGCGAAATTTATTTCGCTTTGGCAAAGATAAAAGCGAAATAAATTTCGCGCTACAAATTTCGAGTTTCGAGTTTCGGATTTCGAGTTTCGAGTTATTGATAAAAAAGGGTTTTCAAAGCCCCCTATTAATAATTTAAGCTGAAAAATGAAAAATAAAAAAGAAAAAGTTGTTGAAACCGGGTTATCACGCAGAGTCCCTGATACAATCGGGGACAAAGAACGAAGGATCAGGAGGGCATTCAAGCAGAAAGATTGGAACGAGATAAAAACCGCAGATTCCTGGTCGATATTCAAGATAATGAGTGAATTTGTTGAAGGCTTTGAAAAAATGGCAAGGATCGGTCCCTGTGTATCTGTTTTTGGCTCTGCAAGAACTGCCCCTGGTCACAAGTATTATAAAATGGCTGAGGAAATAGCTGCTCTGTTGGTGAAACATGGGTACGGAGTGATCACCGGTGGAGGTCCCGGTATTATGGAAGCAGCCAATAAAGGCGCTTATGTTCAGGCAGGCAGGTCTGTTGGATTAAACATTATTCTGCCGCATGAGCAGAACAGTAATATTTATATTGATGCGGATAAGTGCATAAATTTTGATTACTTTTTTGTTAGAAAGGTCTTTTTTGTCAAGTACGCACAGGGATTCATCGTACTGCCGGGCGGTTTTGGTACGATGGATGAACTCTTTGAATCTTTAAACCTGATCCAGACAAAAAAGATCGGACAGTTTCCTATTGTACTTGTCGGAACTCAATACTGGAAAGGTTTGTTTGATTGGATAAAGAATGTAATGCTGCAGCAGGAAAATAATATTAGCCCCGAAAATCTAAAACTGGTAAATATGGTAGATACACCTCACGAAGCTGTAAAAGTTATTGATAAGTTTTATGCTAAATATTTGCTTTCACCGAATTTTTAATGAAAAAGAATACTCAAATCATAATACTCTGCATTATCATCATCTTTTTGTTGGCTTACATACTATATATGTTGTTCATACAAAAGCATCCCGAGCACTCGGGAGAATATCCCCCTCATTACCGGTATTATCCCTTCGAAATACCTAAAGAATTATCCTTTGCAGGGGAGCCTGTACCGCTTGAGAACATTGATGTTTCCGAGCGTTTTGAACGGGAGATGCTCATCAATACCTATTGGAGCGCCAGCACCATTTTGCTTATGAAAAGAGCCAACCGGTGGCTGCCGGCAATAGATACTATTCTGAAGAAAAAACAAATTCCTCAGGATTTCAGATATCTTTGTGTTATAGAAAGCATGCTTAAAAATGTAATTTCGCCAAAAAGAGCTACCGGATTCTGGCAATTCTTAAAAGGAACCGGCAGGGAATTCGGGCTTGAGATCAACCGGGAAGTGGATGAAAGGTATGACCCGATCAAATCTACTTATGCGGCATGCAAATATTTTAACAAAGCATACAAAACTTTTGGCAACTGGACTGATGTAGCGGCTTCCTACAACAGGGGTATTTATGGCATCAAAAGGGCATATAAAAAACAGAAGGTGGCCTCTTATTATGATCTCCAGTTGAATAGAGAAACTTCAAGGTATCTGTTTAGGATACTTGCTATGAAAGAATTGCTTGAGCATCCTCTGCATTATGGATATAATATTTCTGAAAATTTTCTTTATCAACCTTTTGATAGCAGGGAAGTGGTCGTTGATTCAACCATCAACGATCTGGTTGAATTTGCTTTTGATCAGAAGATCAATTTCAGAATATTAAAAAGATATAATCCATGGCTCAGAAGTAAAACCCTGACTATAAAAAACCCTAAAAAAACCTACAAGATTTTAATACCTAATAACCTATCTGAGTTCAAATTGTTTTTCAGGTATATTTTTATAGATACCGCTGCTGTTGATTCCTTACCCGGATATGAACCCACGATTCCGTATTTACCGGGCAAAGAACCAGACACTTTAACTGAAAAAGAAAACATAGAATATGAGGATGTTTCTCATATTGTAAGAGAAGAAGAAACCCTGGAAATGATCGCCCGAAAATATGGCGTCACTGAAGCTGAGATTATCGTTTGGAACAAACTTATTAACGGTAAGATTGAAACAGGGCAGAACCTGGTTATTCATGTTTTGGTTACTGAAGGCGCGTAGCGCATAGCGCATGGCGCATAGAGCATAGTAGCAGTGCATAAAGCAAAGGCCAATCTGAACGCATCTGAAACCAGACTGAACGTATCTTGCACCCGGGCGTTGAACCCTATCAGTCGGCAGTCCTCAATCGGCAGTCCACAGTCGGCAGTCGGCTTTGCCGACTGTGGACTGCCGACTGCAGACTGATTACGGTCTATTTATACTTTTTAGGATTTTGAATCATGTGATTAAGTAACCGTCCGATTTCTTCTGATCGTTATTTTCTTTTTTGCCGACTGCCGACTGATTTTTTGCCGACTGTGGACTGCCGACTGCTGATTGCCGACTGATTTTTTGCCGACTGTGGACTGCCGACTGCCGACTGCCGACTGCCGACTGCCGACTGCCGACTGCCGACTGCCATTGGGGCTCTGCGTCATGCGCCATTGCCTGAATGCACTGAAGTAAAAATTGTTCTTAAAAACTTGTTTTTTAAATAAACCTTTCCTTTCTTGCGGTATGAAAGCCCACCCAAAGGGGGGACTTTGTCATCGCTTAAAACTTATGGAAGAATTGTTAACATTAAAAACATATATTGAAACCGGAAAATATTCGGATGCATTGCTATTGATTAATGAATTAGAAGAGATGAGCTTAGTGGACACATTCAATAAAATAGATAGTTTTTCCGTAATATTACTTTTACATAGTAAATAAAGATCAGATAATTGAAAAAGCCTTAACATTGATAATAGATCAACAATATAAACAAAATGATAAATAATATTACAAGTTCGTTTTTAATAAGACAGTTATGGAACCAATAGTAACATTGATAAGTTTTACAGTGGCATTTATATCTATTATAGCGGGTATAGTTACAATTATCTGGTTTGTCAGGGATGTTAGAAGACAAAACAGTAAAGAACTTAAAAATCAAAGTCAAATACTGCTGAGAATAGATGACGGACAAGTAACAATAGCAAAAATTTTAGAAAAAATAACGAAAATTGCAGAAAAAATAGAATCCAGATAATAAAGGGTATTGAATCCTGTCCTCTAAATACAGTAACTATTTTCAACAGGTGGAGAGACCTGATATGGGAAGATGAAAATTATGATAATGATATGGGGGATTATAAGGTAATCTGGGATGGTATGAACCGGAATGGCAACTCATTACCCGATGTCACCTATTTTTATGTTATTGATTGTGATACCGAGCGGCTTTGCTCTGTAACGGGGTGGGTGCAGATTATGAGGTAGCTACGGTTGGTGATTCGTGTAAACACAAAATCATATATCTCTTTTAATGTAAATCTAATAAAAGATGGTATTACAAGAATAGTCAATAATTTATAATTCTTGGCGCCCTTTGCGTCTTTGCGAGAAATAATATTTGAAAAAAAATATCGAAATTTTCGGGGCCCGGGAACACAATTTAAAAAATATTGATGTTATATTACCTCAAAATAAACTCATCGTATTTACCGGGATCAGCGGCAGCGGCAAGTCCTCGCTGGCTTTCGATACCATTTATGCCGAAGGGCAGAGACGGTATATGGAAAGTTTTTCTGCATATGCACGCTCATTCATTGGCAATATGCAGCGCCCTGATGTTGACAAGATCAATGGATTGAGCCCCGTTATTTCTATTGAGCAGAAAACAACTTCCAGAAACCCACGCTCCACTGTTGGTACCGTAACTGAGATCTATGATTTTATGCGTTTGCTTTTTGCACGTACTGCTGAAGCATTTTCGTATGTTACGGGAGAGAAAATGGTACGCCAGTCAGAAGATCAGATCATTGATCAGATCCTTTCCAAATATACCAACCAAAAACTTATCATCTTAGCCCCGGTTGTGAAAGGCAGAAAAGGGCATTATCGCGAGCTTTTTGAGCAAATACGCAAAATGGGGTTTGTAAAAGTACGCGTAGATGGGCAGATCAAAGATATAGTTCCCAAAATGCAGGCAGACAGGTACGTAACGCATGATATAGAAATTGTTATTGATAGAATTGTTGTACCTGCCCGCCAAAGGCCTACGGTAGGCGGGAAAAATGAAGAGAGATACAGGATCTCACAAACAATACATACAGCGCTGCAGCACGGTAAAGGGATAATAATGATAATGGAAGACGGAAAATGGAAGATGGAAGATGGAAAAACGTTAAATATCAAACATCAAATATCCGACATCAAATACTTCTCTAAATACCTAATGTGTCCAACCTCTGGTATTTCCTATCCCGAACCTGAACCCAACACCTTCTCATTCAATTCTCCATATGGCGCCTGCCCTGAATGTAAAGGATTGGGAAAGATTGAAGAGATCACCAAACGATCCATCATACCGGATGAAAGCCTCAGTATAAGTCGTGGTGGTATTGCTGTGCTGGGTGAGTATAGAGATATATGGATATTTCAAAAGCTGGAATCTATTTTGAAAGAACATAAGCTCAGCATTTCAACGTCTATTAAAGATATTCCGGATGATGTTCTAAACGAAATTCTGTATGGCTTTTCTGGTAAGGAGGACAGCTCATTTGATGATCAATTCAATATTAAATCACCAAATCACCAAATCTCTCAATCAACAAATGAATACGAGGGAATACTTAACTTCCTGAACAAGCAGCATGAGATTGGGTTGGAGAAAACAAAGGACTGGCTTAAAAATTTTACACAGACAAGTGTTTGTGCTGAATGCAAGGGCTCCAGGTTAAAGAAAGAATCGCTCCATTTTAAGATAAAAGAGAAAAACATTGCTGACCTGGCAGCGCTGGATATAAAACATCTGGCAGATTGGTTTGGAAATATTGAAAACAGGCTTACTCAAAGACAGAAAACCATTGCTGAAAATGTGCTTAAAGAGATCAGGAAAAGAATAGGATTCCTGTTAGATGTAGGATTGGATTATTTAACATTAGACAGGACATTGAGAACTTTGGCAGGAGGCGAAGCACAACGGATCAGGCTGGCTACACAGATCGGTACGCAGTTGGTCGGTGTCTTGTACATCCTGGATGAGCCCAGCATCGGATTACATCCACGGGATAATTTTAGGTTGTTAAATGCTTTAAAAAGTCTCCGTGACCTGGGCAATAGCGTGATCGTATCAGAGCATGATAAGGATATGATGCTCAACGCTGATTTTATTGTAGATATCGGTCCTGGTGCAGGAAGGCATGGTGGCGAGATCGTTGCCACCGGGTCACCTGAAGAAATTAAAAGAAATGGCAGAAGCAGTTTAACGGTTGATTACCTGGTTGGGAAGAAAAGCATTGAAGTACCGCAAAGAAAAAGAAACGGTGAAAGTGATGAAAAGTTTTTGATCCTGAAAGGCGCTCGTGGTAATAACCTCAAAAATATTACACTAAAGCTGCCGCTTGAAAAGATGATTTGTATAACGGGTGTATCGGGGAGCGGTAAATCTACCTTAATTCATCAAACGCTCTTTCCTATACTTACCAAAAAATTGTACAGATCAAAAACATTGCCTTTAACTTATAAAGGTATTACCGGGTTAGAGTATATTGATAAAGTAACTGAAGTGGATCAATCTCCTATTGGCAGAACGCCCAGGTCTAACCCGGCTACATACACTGGTGTGTTTTCTGCTATCCGTGCCCTGTTCAGCCAGTTGCCCGAATCAAAGATCAGGGGATACAAGCCAGGCAGGTTCTCATTTAATGTAAAAGGTGGACGCTGCGAGACTTGTAGAGGCGGAGGGTTGAGATTGATAGAGATGGATTTTCTGCCCGATGTGCACGTGCTTTGTGAATCCTGCAGAGGGTTACGATACAATCGTGAAACCCTGGAAGTGCGCTTTAAAGGTAAATCCATATCCGATGTATTGGATATGACCGTTGAACAGGCAGTGGAATTTTTTGAGCACCAGCCCGGCATTATGCAAAAGATAAAAACGATGAATGAGGTTGGCTTGGGTTATATCACACTCGGGCAGCATGCTACCACGCTTTCAGGCGGTGAAGCTCAAAGAGTAAAGCTCTCGGCTGAACTTTCAAAAAAAGATACAGGCAAAACGCTTTATATCCTGGATGAACCTACTACCGGACTCCACTTTGAAGACATCAAACATTTGCTGATCGTATTGAATAAATTAGTTGATAAAAGCAATACGGTATTGATCATTGAGCATAATATAGACGTGATCAAGTCAGCAGACCACATCATTGATCTTGGACCTGAAGGCGGAGACAAAGGAGGGTATGTCGTATGTGCAGGCAGTCCTCAGGAGGTAGCTAAGAATGAGAAAAGTTATACGGGGGTGTTTTTGAAGAAGGCTTACAATAAACTATAACTCTAATGAAAACGATCGTTTATATAAAGGTTATCCTGGTAGCGCTTTTTATTTCTTTACCATTATTTTCATTTGGGCAACCAGATACTACCATTGCCAACCACTATTTCAAAAAAGCCGACTCCCTTTCCCGGTCCAAACAGTATGACAGCGCGATATATTATTTTCAAAAAGCAAGTGTGATTTATGAAAAAGTAGAAAACCGGGAAAAATATGTATTATGTTACAATCAAACAGGGAGGAATTTTAGCTACAAAAGAAAGTATAAAGAAGCAATATCATCTTTAAATATAGCTTTAGATTATGGATTGAAAAAGCTTGAAAGTGATCATTTATTAATATCTCAAACGCATCATTGGTTTGGACTTGTTTATAGGATTACCGGGCTATATAAAGAATCCATTGATCATTATAACAAATCAATTGATATAAGGATAAGATCACTTGGTGAGAATAACATAGCTATAGCTTCAAGTTATAATGATATTGGCATTGTATATGAGCTAACAGGGAATTATCGTAAAGCATTGGATTATTATGAAAAAACTTTGTCTATAGCAATTAAATTAACAGGTGAAAATGATCACAATATCGCAGGGGTATATAACAATATTGGGTTCATTTATGTTAATGAGGGAGATTATTATACAGCGCTTGAATATTATAATAAATCCTTACGTATCCTGCTTAATACACTTGGTAAACATCATCCAAATATTGCCTTAAGTTATAATAACATTGGGGTGGTATTTCGTAAAATCAACAATTTAGATAAGGCGCTTGAATATTATAACAGATCGTTATCCATTAGACTTAAAGCGCTTGCAGAAGATCATCCTGATGTGGCTCAAAGCTATCTTAATATTGGAATTGTTTATAAAGAAAAAGGAGATTATGCAAAAGCGATTGAATTTTATAACAAAGCTTTGTCAATATGGATCAATTCCCTTGGCCACAAGCACCCCCTTATAGCCAATACTTATACAAATTTGGGAGATCTTTTTACACGAAAAGAAGATTATATCAGAGCGCTGGAATTTCAGAATAAAGCATTAAATATATTGATAAATACCTACGGTGATTATCATCCTGAGATAGGGGTTGTTTACAATAGTATTGCAGCCATTTACACAGCCCAGTCAAAATACGACACTGCGCTGGTTTTTTTGCAGCAGGCGCTGGGGGCGCTGGTGAAAGGGGCAAAAACAAGCTCAATTTATATTAATCCCGAATTCATAGAGATCCGGATCCCTGGCCAGCCTCCGAGATTTAAAGGGGTAAACAGCAATGTGGTCTTGAAGGATGTATTGACAAAAAAGGCGGAGGCGTTTTATGAAGTTTGGTTGATTAAAAAATAATAATTGTAAAATCTGGTCTAAAATAAAATACTACTGATAATTATACTTTCTGCAAGAAGTAAATATAATAATGGTTTTTTAAATGAGATATTTTGGGCAGGATAATATGTAATATTTAAGCTGATATAGCTTATTTTAGGAATTACAAGGCTCTCATACACTTGTTTGTTAACGTATGATTTAGTTTTGATTGCGTGCATTGTTCTTAAGCCATAATGCCAGGATAAACCAATTTCAAAATATTCAGGTATTTTGATACTTGAACCCAGTACAATGCTTGGGCTAAAAATAGTGCCAAAAGTACGTACGGTCCCTGAATCAAGCATTTCAGTAGGTATTAATCCTGAACCCGCCGTTTGTACTCTATATACGTCTAAATTATTCCAATCAAAAGAAACTCCTGCAAATCCTTTCAGATAATATCCATTTTTCAATAAATTAGAACGGAGAATCAGAAGCAGCGGAATTTCAATAGCATGTATAATTGGTGTATGTTTGATAAAGCCAGCTATTGAGTCGTTTGTAAATCTGTTTAGTAGTATTGTATAGCTCTTGCGGGTAATTGATATACCGCTTTTAATACCAATGTTATTATGCGGATAGTAATTTAAAACTATACCAGTAGAGAAATTTATTTTTGGTTTAATACTAAAAAAATCTTGTGAAGGAATATAAGCGTCTTGTACATCATAAGTATAAGACAAAAGGGGACTAAAATGAATACCAACCAGTATTTTTTTTTCTTGCGCAAAAAGTTGCTCTGCATTTAAAGAAAATATTGCGTAAAATATAATAAGAATTGGAACATATAATCTTATTTTTTTACTTATAATAAGGTTACACATGGTATAAAATTTAAAAATGACTACCTAACATTAAAAATCCAACATAGAATCCAAACACTGCGCTATCCCTGCTAATATACGAATCCCGATGTATCAGGACGAATTCGTAATGCGCCAATTCGTAACATATATCCATGCACCCTATTCGTCTGACCACTTTCCAATCCTCATCCCAACCGCGTAGTGGTCTGACGATGACCACTTTCCAATCCTTATCCCAACCGCGTAGTGGTCTGACGATGACCGCCCTACAGAAACCTTATCAACAAAATTTCAACCAACAAAAATATCAAAGCAATTGTCATGCAGTATTTCCACAGTGAAATGCCGAAATTAATTTCCTTGAATTCATTAATAAAATCACTGCCATGCACAGCTTCAAAAATTCTAACATTCTTATTATTGGCGGCAGTGGTTTTTTTTAATTCATCTAAGTGGTAAGTTTTCAGGTATGATTCGTTTTTACCGTAATTGAAAGCAAGGATTTTCACGATATTCTCACTTTTTTCTACATTCTGCTGCGCTCCAACCTTTGGGCTTGGGGTTTTGTTAGGCTGGTTTATTTTTAATTCATAAAAGCCAGGTTCCATTTCACTTTTTGGTAATATGAACGTAAGATTTTTGCCTACAAGCCGCTGGTCTGGTATTAATTCAAAATTTTTATTCTGTCCGGGCTTTTGTCCTGACAGGGGTTGCTTTACCAGCTTGTAAACAGCCCCCCTAAATCCCCCCCCGCCATTATTCCTTACCGAATCGGTGAATGGGTGAATCGGTGAATCGATGAATTGCCTGCCCCGTTTCTCCGTTTCTCCGATTCCCCGTTTCTCCGATTCAGGTGGGCTTGGAGTTAGAGGGGAGCTTGGGCTGGCAGTGGTTACATCTAAATTAATTGATTTTTCCTGGAATGACCAGGCTAATTTTTGATTAGCCGAAACGCTCAAGATCGCTATCCGGTACATGAAAGGTACAAAGATGGCGTGTTTTGGGAAATTTGTGTATGATACCTGAAGGGGGGCGGCACAGAAATAAATTTTTCCTTTCCCAA
It contains:
- a CDS encoding tetratricopeptide repeat protein, with the translated sequence MKTIVYIKVILVALFISLPLFSFGQPDTTIANHYFKKADSLSRSKQYDSAIYYFQKASVIYEKVENREKYVLCYNQTGRNFSYKRKYKEAISSLNIALDYGLKKLESDHLLISQTHHWFGLVYRITGLYKESIDHYNKSIDIRIRSLGENNIAIASSYNDIGIVYELTGNYRKALDYYEKTLSIAIKLTGENDHNIAGVYNNIGFIYVNEGDYYTALEYYNKSLRILLNTLGKHHPNIALSYNNIGVVFRKINNLDKALEYYNRSLSIRLKALAEDHPDVAQSYLNIGIVYKEKGDYAKAIEFYNKALSIWINSLGHKHPLIANTYTNLGDLFTRKEDYIRALEFQNKALNILINTYGDYHPEIGVVYNSIAAIYTAQSKYDTALVFLQQALGALVKGAKTSSIYINPEFIEIRIPGQPPRFKGVNSNVVLKDVLTKKAEAFYEVWLIKK
- a CDS encoding PorT family protein encodes the protein MCNLIISKKIRLYVPILIIFYAIFSLNAEQLFAQEKKILVGIHFSPLLSYTYDVQDAYIPSQDFFSIKPKINFSTGIVLNYYPHNNIGIKSGISITRKSYTILLNRFTNDSIAGFIKHTPIIHAIEIPLLLILRSNLLKNGYYLKGFAGVSFDWNNLDVYRVQTAGSGLIPTEMLDSGTVRTFGTIFSPSIVLGSSIKIPEYFEIGLSWHYGLRTMHAIKTKSYVNKQVYESLVIPKISYISLNITYYPAQNISFKKPLLYLLLAESIIISSILF
- the uvrA gene encoding excinuclease ABC subunit UvrA; amino-acid sequence: MKKNIEIFGAREHNLKNIDVILPQNKLIVFTGISGSGKSSLAFDTIYAEGQRRYMESFSAYARSFIGNMQRPDVDKINGLSPVISIEQKTTSRNPRSTVGTVTEIYDFMRLLFARTAEAFSYVTGEKMVRQSEDQIIDQILSKYTNQKLIILAPVVKGRKGHYRELFEQIRKMGFVKVRVDGQIKDIVPKMQADRYVTHDIEIVIDRIVVPARQRPTVGGKNEERYRISQTIHTALQHGKGIIMIMEDGKWKMEDGKTLNIKHQISDIKYFSKYLMCPTSGISYPEPEPNTFSFNSPYGACPECKGLGKIEEITKRSIIPDESLSISRGGIAVLGEYRDIWIFQKLESILKEHKLSISTSIKDIPDDVLNEILYGFSGKEDSSFDDQFNIKSPNHQISQSTNEYEGILNFLNKQHEIGLEKTKDWLKNFTQTSVCAECKGSRLKKESLHFKIKEKNIADLAALDIKHLADWFGNIENRLTQRQKTIAENVLKEIRKRIGFLLDVGLDYLTLDRTLRTLAGGEAQRIRLATQIGTQLVGVLYILDEPSIGLHPRDNFRLLNALKSLRDLGNSVIVSEHDKDMMLNADFIVDIGPGAGRHGGEIVATGSPEEIKRNGRSSLTVDYLVGKKSIEVPQRKRNGESDEKFLILKGARGNNLKNITLKLPLEKMICITGVSGSGKSTLIHQTLFPILTKKLYRSKTLPLTYKGITGLEYIDKVTEVDQSPIGRTPRSNPATYTGVFSAIRALFSQLPESKIRGYKPGRFSFNVKGGRCETCRGGGLRLIEMDFLPDVHVLCESCRGLRYNRETLEVRFKGKSISDVLDMTVEQAVEFFEHQPGIMQKIKTMNEVGLGYITLGQHATTLSGGEAQRVKLSAELSKKDTGKTLYILDEPTTGLHFEDIKHLLIVLNKLVDKSNTVLIIEHNIDVIKSADHIIDLGPEGGDKGGYVVCAGSPQEVAKNEKSYTGVFLKKAYNKL
- a CDS encoding TIGR00730 family Rossman fold protein, whose translation is MKNKKEKVVETGLSRRVPDTIGDKERRIRRAFKQKDWNEIKTADSWSIFKIMSEFVEGFEKMARIGPCVSVFGSARTAPGHKYYKMAEEIAALLVKHGYGVITGGGPGIMEAANKGAYVQAGRSVGLNIILPHEQNSNIYIDADKCINFDYFFVRKVFFVKYAQGFIVLPGGFGTMDELFESLNLIQTKKIGQFPIVLVGTQYWKGLFDWIKNVMLQQENNISPENLKLVNMVDTPHEAVKVIDKFYAKYLLSPNF
- a CDS encoding transglycosylase SLT domain-containing protein translates to MKKNTQIIILCIIIIFLLAYILYMLFIQKHPEHSGEYPPHYRYYPFEIPKELSFAGEPVPLENIDVSERFEREMLINTYWSASTILLMKRANRWLPAIDTILKKKQIPQDFRYLCVIESMLKNVISPKRATGFWQFLKGTGREFGLEINREVDERYDPIKSTYAACKYFNKAYKTFGNWTDVAASYNRGIYGIKRAYKKQKVASYYDLQLNRETSRYLFRILAMKELLEHPLHYGYNISENFLYQPFDSREVVVDSTINDLVEFAFDQKINFRILKRYNPWLRSKTLTIKNPKKTYKILIPNNLSEFKLFFRYIFIDTAAVDSLPGYEPTIPYLPGKEPDTLTEKENIEYEDVSHIVREEETLEMIARKYGVTEAEIIVWNKLINGKIETGQNLVIHVLVTEGA